Proteins encoded in a region of the Sulfurimonas marina genome:
- the trxB gene encoding thioredoxin-disulfide reductase, with protein MLDCAIVGGGPAGLTAGLYTTRGGLENVTMYEKGMPGGQITQSSEIENYPGVTGEITGMDLMMPWPEQCQKFGLKHDMVEVTRITKEGDVFTIHKGDGSSDQAHSVIVGTGSSPRRAGFKGEDEFFGKGVSTCATCDGFFYKGKEVAVIGGGDTALEEALYLAKICAKVYLIHRRDTFRAAPNTVKRVENTENIELVVNSTPDEVYGDAMGVTGVRVINTNGETREIEVPGVFTFVGNDVNNQVLIQEDGSFLCDVNEQGQVMVNLSMKTSVPGLFATGDMRVEAPKQVVSAAGDGAVAALSAISYVDELLN; from the coding sequence ATACTTGATTGTGCTATTGTTGGTGGTGGACCGGCAGGTCTTACAGCAGGACTTTATACAACTCGCGGCGGATTAGAAAACGTAACTATGTATGAAAAAGGGATGCCTGGCGGGCAAATTACCCAAAGTTCTGAAATTGAAAACTATCCTGGTGTTACAGGTGAAATTACTGGTATGGATCTTATGATGCCGTGGCCTGAACAATGTCAAAAATTTGGTCTAAAACATGACATGGTAGAGGTTACTCGTATTACTAAAGAGGGTGATGTTTTTACAATCCACAAAGGTGATGGCTCTAGCGATCAAGCACACTCTGTTATCGTAGGAACTGGTTCTTCTCCAAGACGTGCAGGTTTTAAAGGTGAAGATGAGTTTTTCGGTAAAGGTGTAAGTACATGTGCAACTTGTGATGGTTTTTTCTATAAAGGAAAAGAGGTAGCTGTTATCGGTGGTGGTGATACTGCTTTAGAAGAAGCACTTTATCTGGCAAAAATATGTGCAAAAGTATATCTTATCCATAGACGTGATACTTTCCGTGCGGCACCCAACACTGTTAAACGTGTAGAAAATACTGAGAACATCGAACTTGTAGTAAACTCTACACCTGATGAAGTTTACGGTGATGCTATGGGTGTAACAGGAGTGCGTGTTATCAATACTAACGGAGAGACAAGAGAGATTGAAGTACCGGGTGTATTTACGTTTGTAGGTAACGATGTAAATAACCAAGTACTTATCCAAGAGGATGGAAGTTTCCTTTGTGACGTAAATGAGCAGGGACAAGTAATGGTTAACTTAAGCATGAAGACTTCTGTTCCTGGACTTTTTGCAACAGGTGACATGCGTGTTGAAGCTCCAAAACAAGTTGTAAGTGCAGCAGGTGACGGTGCAGTTGCAGCACTAAGTGCAATTAGTTATGTTGATGAACTTTTAAACTAA
- the dapB gene encoding 4-hydroxy-tetrahydrodipicolinate reductase, protein MIKVGVFGASGRVGKLLIEDLKSTQGMSVSSVYVRNSLDFTIDPSVLVTSDMHTFLNGCDIVIDFSLPEACESLLEEAVKTPRPLVIGTTGLNTHQLNLLKQASEVMPVLYATNMSLGVALLNKLVYQASKTLEGFDIEIVEMHHRHKKDAPSGTALTLSESAAAGRNLDIDKVRVSGRDGNIGERSSDEIAVMALRGGDIVGRHTVGFYNDGEFIELNHTATSRNTFSKGAIRAGKWLADKEAGLYSISDCLELN, encoded by the coding sequence ATGATAAAAGTTGGCGTATTTGGGGCAAGCGGTCGTGTAGGAAAACTCTTAATCGAGGATTTAAAATCGACTCAGGGGATGAGTGTAAGCAGCGTATATGTACGTAACTCTTTAGACTTTACTATAGACCCTTCTGTTCTAGTTACATCTGATATGCACACGTTTTTAAACGGTTGTGACATAGTAATAGACTTTTCACTCCCGGAAGCTTGTGAGAGTTTACTAGAAGAAGCTGTAAAAACACCAAGACCTCTTGTTATTGGTACAACTGGTTTAAATACACACCAACTAAATCTTTTAAAACAGGCGAGCGAAGTTATGCCTGTTTTATACGCTACAAACATGAGTCTGGGTGTAGCACTCTTAAATAAACTTGTATATCAAGCTTCAAAAACTTTAGAGGGGTTTGATATCGAGATCGTAGAGATGCACCACAGACATAAAAAAGATGCACCAAGTGGTACTGCACTAACACTTAGCGAATCAGCAGCTGCAGGTCGTAACCTTGATATAGATAAAGTACGTGTAAGCGGACGTGACGGTAATATCGGTGAAAGATCAAGTGATGAAATCGCTGTTATGGCACTTCGCGGCGGTGATATCGTAGGTCGTCATACTGTAGGTTTTTATAATGACGGTGAGTTTATAGAACTTAACCACACTGCAACAAGTAGAAACACTTTCTCTAAAGGTGCTATTCGTGCAGGAAAATGGCTTGCAGATAAAGAAGCGGGACTTTATTCTATTTCTGATTGTTTAGAGTTAAACTAA